The following DNA comes from Cucumis sativus cultivar 9930 chromosome 7, Cucumber_9930_V3, whole genome shotgun sequence.
ACAATCAGCATTCCATTTCTCTAAAACTTTTCCACACAAACCATTTTGTGACATTTCCATAGTCTATCtgccttttttttctacttatGTTGAATCCACAATTAATTAGAGAAGCTTGGggttttagtttcatttttaaaattaaattctagCTCCctgttcaatatttatttgtagATTGCTGTGATGGAAGTGATGAATATGAGGGTAATATCTTTTGCCCGAACACATGTGTCATGGGGGGGAATATGTACAAGAGcaaaaatgatatttcaaCCACCCGAGATGTTGATATAGTCATCAGAAAAGTTAAGGAAGAAATCACCAAGGAGGACTTGTTCCAAAAGCTAACTggtaggatttttttttcaatcattaCAAAACAGATACACAATACTCAACTGATCATTGTTGTAACTCTTAACTTGCAATTTTCAGGTTTGAAGCTAGTAATAATCCTACAGGTAGCTCTCACAAGTTTTGCAATCCTCATTTGGGCAAACCGTTGTCGTGTGAAATCTAAGAGAAGACGACACCGTTGAAGCGAGCCGCAATCGTCATTCCTTAATCTTCACTATAATCCCAAGTACATCTTCCAGTTCCATATATAACTTCTCCAGTCTATCCTCTTAGTCTAAATTGTTTATCAATCAATGTTCATTCATTCTCCAGGCTTCTCTTATCAGCACGATTACGTGATGTCGTTCTTTCAGATGCTCACAAAGCTCAACACGCTGGATAAAGAACTACTGATCCATTAGTCTTAACAGACCATGATAGATTAGCTGCCTAAACCCAACcttgttatttatatataaagatcaCAACAACACAATGGATTGCCTACCCAATCTATATCAATGTTGTAACATTTGGGCTAGATTCACTCAATGTACCATatcaaaaagaacaaattttgttacaatGTTTGTCTTGCACGACCTCAATAACTTTTGTCGAAGTTTGCAGCCTTTGATTATGCAATGAACCAAATGAACGTTGTGTAAAAGTAAAATCTGGTGTACATGAAAGAGGGCAAGTTTTCCAAAAATGGAAACTGGGGTCTCATTTTCAACCTCAAATTCATCTATTCCCAATCGAAGATTCATGTTAATGTTTTTTACATGGACTGAGTGAAAAAATGTGTCAGCTTTTGACATATtacatttgtttgttttttttttccccaaattctctctaaaggagagggagagagagaaaatggttGAAATGGCTGGCAGGCACTTGAAATTGTAAAGAAGTGGAAAGAGTGGTATATGATATAATTAGTGGCAGAATTAAGAAAACGAATAGGGCATATACCCTACATGTGGGAGTGGTCTGGGGACAAAGCATAAGAAAGCTAAAAGCGTGCAAACAATTCACATGGGGTTATGAGACACAAAACATTATCCTTTTAAACCCAATTCTCTTATTCACAAAACCcaccattttctttccttctcttcatTCTAATCTCACAGCATCTTCTTGGACTAAACATCCCCTCATCTTCACCAAAAAGCCTGCACCCACATGCCTTTGCTTTCCCTTATCaatctaaatttaatcatCATCATTGCGTTTCACCCCTAAAGATTCCCCCTCTttaaacaaatcaaacaactcaaaGTGAAATTATTCGATAAGACCACTTCTACACTACTATCAATGTGAGTATTGTTGAAATCcctcaaatattttatcttgtGTTATAAATGATTAAGCAcaaatgttttatgttttaccAACTCTAATTCGTAGACCTTTTTTTCCACTCTATTCACTATCCATTAGAACAAACGGGAGCCGCATATTGCCCATTGCTGAATTTCTTTCGTCTTATTTCTTGATAGGCTACATGTGGATATAACTTCTAACACACCGTTAGTGATTTTTTGTgtcaattatatattgttttcgTTCCTCTATTTGTCTTTGTTTGTCGACTTCGTTAGAAATACTTTCGACTTCGTTAAAAATGCTCTAAAGTAGTTATTAGGAAGCATGTTTTCTAGGAACCCACAtcagaaaaacaaatagattTCTCAATTCTTAAACACATATTTGCCTCAAAAAGTTTGTAGATGTTGAAACTAAAAGCATCAATTTCATGATTTATTGACTTTACAATACAAGTCTACCACAACATTACAAATTGTTGAGCAACATTTAATGGACTATTATGAAATCTCTAAGATGGCCTCCTCTAACACCATGTTAGATGATCCATTAACTAAAAGATTTGAAGGGGAGAAGCAATagataaagataaatataatataatatgatgaAAGAGAAATTGATATGGAGAGGAGAGAAATagttgattaaagaaaattaaagagggtatttatatttaaaatttggttagtAAAAAGGATAGGGTTGTAAATAGAGGGTGATAATAGCACGTGGTGGGTGATTAGTGATTAGATTAGTGAGACTGTTGAatagagtttttaaaaatgaagagaaaaaagcgAGTTTCCAGTTATACCGTTGAACCTCAACTTCCCTCTCCATTCCCAAAAATTTTCACCATCATCTAATCTAAACCCATTTTCCCCTTAATTCCCCATCTCCCCCAGCTGGACATTGGCTGTCCAATCTCCTCCCCCATGTGACCCCACATTTTGTTTCACATTGCTAAAAAGATTCATtaaccattttaattaatctcttcctctctctctctctctctctctctctcctaaTTTTAATTCCCTTTCCTCTTATAACTTCCTCTGTTTCCAACATCCtctgttcaatttttttctttcagttTTCCTTATTCATTCcttgtgtgtgtgggtgtgtttTTTCTCTCGAGGTTTTTGGCTGTGCTATGGCACAGTTACCACCTAAGATCCCCAATATGGCTTCTAATTGGTCTGAATTATCCCGTCAGAAAATCCCCTCCATGGAAACTTTTGCACCTACCACCACTACACCACCGGTTACTCAACAGAATCCTTCTTGGGTTGATGAATTTCTTGATTTCTCTTCCGTTAGACGTGGATCACATCGTCGGTCTGTTAGTGATTCCATCACATTTCTTGAAATGCCAATGCTGGAGGATGATTGTCGTGCCTCCGCTGCACCCCCACCACCGTCCACGGCAACCGGTGACCAGAATGAATTTGATAGATTTGATGACGAGCAATTCCTCTCGATGTTTAATGACGAAATCTCCGCTGCTGTTGCACCAACTTTGTCGTCGTCGAACCCTTCCACGCCGTCTGATCATAACAGTATTAACGATGAGAAAGATGCGCAAAACGATGGGAAGGTAAATCAGAATAAAAATGAGCCCGACGAAGTACAGAGCCAACAGCAATCggaaaatcaaactcaatccAATTCAACGGCGACGGCGGGTTCCACTGATCGGATAACAGACCCaaaaagagtcaaaaggtGAAAACTTTCATCTGGGTATTCAAGATTTCAACCAAAAATTCATCTGGGtcttaaaaaatctaaaaaaattccaaatggggttgtgattttttctcttttctttctaccATTTTCGATTTAGAATTCTGGCAAATCGGCAATCGGCACAAAGATCACGAGTGAGGAAGCTTCAATACATATCAGAACTTGAACGAAGCGTTACATCATTACAGGTACAttgcacaaaaaaaaaaaaaaaaaaccatttcttAATTCATAATTAAGACCAATCTATACAatctttaatataaattatctCATCATAATCATGATTAATTTGCATAATGTGAAGGCTGAAGTATCGGTATTGTCGCCGCGAGTGGCGTTTTTGGACCATCAGAGATTGCTTCTTAACGTCGACAACAGTGCTCTGAAGCAAAGAATCGCCGCCCTTGCTCAGGATAAGATTTTTAAAGATGGTAcgtaattaattacttaattatcttcttaattaattgtttattaccccccccccccctaaTTATCTCATAATCAAACTATAATTCGATTTcgaattaagaaaattaaacggTAATTGGGTCACTCATATAATGGGGACAAAGAGGAGAGAGTATGGAAATTTTGTTCATAATGcttgaaattatttttctttaaataaggCATGCAGCTTAAATAGTAGTAATATCTAATTAAGGCAAGAATTTGTTTTGGAGTTTCTCAATTCTGtctttgtgtttgttttttaaaattattgttttcttttttggtttaacATAAGACGTTAATAATTGATGCAACCGTCAatgagtaaaaaaattaaaacttaatatCATTTACAATTACATCTTTCAAGAAAATTGAAGTGACAATATGTACATAACAAgctaataaataatatgatatataatcTCTGATTTTTATGttcatttgtatttttttctttattgaaaaCTATGTTTTGGTTGTTacttaaactaaatttcaaatttgaaacatagaaaaatatatatataatcactAAATTCTCCAAAGTTTAGTagtaatttgttaatttaaccTTTTTGTAGTAAACAAATATGAGAATATGGGCAGATTTGTGTctttcatttcaaacaaatgAGTAAATGTGTTAATAGGTGAAATCTCTTAACGCATGTTTGGCCCACTCCCACATGGTTGAACTCAATGACAAAATTTTGGggtaaataatatattcatggtatatatataacacattTTACCTTTGTCTAAGCAAGTGATTgatcaaactatatattttaataaattgttcaATTTACTTACGGACCCGtgcattcaaattttgaacttcttaagttttgtatttttattgactcaaataaatttttataagtacagtgagaaaaataaaacaataaaatcatctctattaaaaaagttaatgtgAATTATTCTGGAATAAATGTTgcgtttgttttatttaaacaaaaacattatcGTTACTATAGCTCTGTGATAATTGTTTATCGTTTTCTcaatattgttcttttttgtagTATGTGTTTTTGCTAGTAATGTAGCCATAGAAAATTTACTTGGAGTTAGGATAACTATTTTACATGTTATTTCTATCCATTACATGTCATGACAGTAGTATTTAACAATAACACGAAgactataaaataaattaatgtatGGGATTTTAAGACGTGTCAAATCATGAATAGAAACAGTAGATAGATATTAGGATGGTAGTAAAAGTTTGAGTGCAATGGGAATGGggcataataataataattgtccATTGACTAGAGGAGAGatagtgaagaagaagaacgtGGGAGACACTATAAGGAAACAGAAGTGTATCACtgttttgaattataaaattcCTGGCTGGCAGGCAACTGTAGCACTACTTCCTGTTTTCTCACGAAATTGCATgcatgatttataattaaaatttcaaacactCACAACCagtaaattatgaaaaataccaGAGCTCGAAGTTAGATAGGATCTAATCAGGTTTACAACGAAGTGTTAAAGTTAGTGTTGAGGTTAGGTGATATCTTAAAGCAGGAAAACGATCAAAAAGAGGATAGAGAGTTGAAAATGATAGGGATTACAAACCAGGTCCATAGTCCTCATTCCGAACATGGACTTGCAATTTCAAGAGTTGCGCATATCTTTACCTAGCTCATAGGTATTCAATTATAAACTGTCATATGGTAACGAGAAGAAATGCATGACGATGAGTGTAAAGCTTAGATTGTGTCTAAGTTGCtgctatagtttttttttttttttttggtcattTACATGACTTAA
Coding sequences within:
- the LOC101205276 gene encoding basic leucine zipper 61, translating into MAQLPPKIPNMASNWSELSRQKIPSMETFAPTTTTPPVTQQNPSWVDEFLDFSSVRRGSHRRSVSDSITFLEMPMLEDDCRASAAPPPPSTATGDQNEFDRFDDEQFLSMFNDEISAAVAPTLSSSNPSTPSDHNSINDEKDAQNDGKVNQNKNEPDEVQSQQQSENQTQSNSTATAGSTDRITDPKRVKRILANRQSAQRSRVRKLQYISELERSVTSLQAEVSVLSPRVAFLDHQRLLLNVDNSALKQRIAALAQDKIFKDAHQEALKREIERLRQVYHQQNIKKMENASPSPAITPSQPVATTVPDAKLPNVDQNEQVPNVMV